Below is a window of Candidatus Zixiibacteriota bacterium DNA.
CGCGTTTTGTATTCGCTACCGCCAGTGAGGTGGGTCACGGCGTCTACTCAGCGTTCAAGAGACGACCTTCATGAGCTAAGTGTTAGAGTTTTCAAAAAGACATATCTTTCTCCTTACACTATAATTATACCACCCATTGCAAATCTGGCAAGATAAATCTCGGTGAGCCGGTTGCCTCCGCCTTCCGATTTGAGTATTCTTGTCGGCAACGATAACTCATGGGAGGTTGATCAGTGATACACGGCGTCGGGATGGACATCGTCGAAATCGAGCGCATTAGAGAGGACATAAAACGATACGGCGATAGTTTCATGAAAAGAATCCTGGGCGAGACAGAGCAGAAAGTCTTTGCCGCGCGAGCCAACCGCGAGCAGTTTCTGGCGGGGCGCTTTGCCTGCAAAGAGGCGGTCATCAAAGCTCTGGGGTATCGTCTCAAAAACCGTCCGCCATACACCGATCTTGAGATCGTCAATGACGACACCGGGCAGCCGGTGCTGCAGCTTCCCGAGAATATCCAACAGCAACTCGGATCGGCCAAAGTGTTGATCTCCATTTCCCATGAAAATAACTACGCGGCGGCAGTCGCCATCATTACGGAGGATAGATGAACCAGGAAGAAGTCATCCAACTATTCAAGGATTCAAACGCACTACTAACGGGACACTTTAAACTCACCTCAGGGCGACACTCGGATGTTTACTACGAGAAGTTCACGCTCCTGAAACAGCCACAAACATGCACCAAGTTATGTGAGCAGATGGCAACGCTTCTCAAAGACAGCGGAGCGCAAACGGTCGTAGGACCAACTACGGGTGGGATAATTCTGGCTTATGACACAGCTCGGTATCTTGGCCTGGAATCGATCTATGCCGAGCCGGGCGAGACAGGTCGGGTCTTCAAACGTGGTTTCTCGCTGGACAAGGGTCAGAAAGTGGCTATCGTGGATGATGTCCTTACTACCGGTCGCTCGATCCGCGAGGTCATTGATCTGGTCAATTCTTACGAAGCGGAGATTGTAGGAATCGTGCTGATGCTGGATCGTTCGGGCGGAACGGTTAAATTCGATTATCCGACTCACGCGCTGGCTTCGGTCTCGGCCAAATCATGGGAGCCCGACGAGTGCCCTCTGTGCGCCAAGGGCGATTCGATCACCCAACGCGGCAGCCGGAAGATGTAAGTGTTGGGTGGCCCATGTCACCCTCCCTCGGGTGCCCGGCTCAAACTTGTTTGGGCCGGATTCGATTCGAAAATGGCTTTGTTTGGTAATACGCGTTTTGCGTTTTTTGCGTAATCCTCTGGCATTTAGAGCGTAAGGCGAATTCGATTATAATTTCAACCACTGAAATCGTAGTGATTTTGGCGCATTTATTCCGTTCCTTCTGGATATGAGTTGGGGTTAGTCCGTTTTGTTCCTGTCTCATACAGAAGGGTCAGGGGAGGAGAATCAAGGGTAGTGTTGTTGGGAAAATGTTGCCAACCCACCCGACGCCTTCAGCTCTGTGGGGAGTACCTAAGTTGATGTTCTGCTCACTTAGTAAGGCGAGGAGTACTGACCGCGGTGGTCGTATCAACTAGTGTTTCTCTAATGCGTAGGAAATTCGTGGAAACTGCTCGCGCAAATCTGATCGGGCGTTTCCCCTTGGCATCAGTCATGTCATAAGCATGTACTATGATTGCCACAACCTCTGCGCGTCTATTGAACACCGGTCCGCCCGAGAAACCCGGCTCTGCATCGCTCTGAAATTCGATGAACTGGCCAACGGCACCGTCGTTCAGCATCTGTCCTTGAGAATACACGGTGCTATAACGGACTTTGAGAGTATCCCTTATGAAACCAAAGTAGAGAATCGAATCACCTGGACCTATTCTATCAAAGTCGCCTAGTTTAAGACAGTATTGCAGTGTTTGATCTATCGGAGAAAGAATCGCAAGGTCAAGACCCCGCACTTTGTACCCTAGAGCTATTCTGACCGGTTCGTTATCCTTGCCAAAGGGATCGAATAGTAACGTGTCACCTACGGCCACGTGGCCAGCAGTGATTACCTTACCCCCGGCAACAGCGAAGCCAGTGCCTAAGTTCGTCCCATCAAGTTTGAGAATCTCTCCAAGCACCGACTTGTGTTTGGAGACTGCACGTGCAATATCGCGGAGTGACGTTTCATCCCCTGATACGAATTGAGGGCAGGATACTAGGGCTGCTATGAGCCCTATCAGGCAGATTCGGATCATCGTCTCTCTCCATTGCATTGGGCGGCCTGCAACTTGGCGACACAGCAGATTCGACCCACATTAACAACTTCTTCATGACTAGCCTCAAGATAGAGTTAGCAGTCTATGGGATCAAGTTGGAAATGTGCTGTAGCTGATGGCAGGAGCGCGAGGCGGCTCCTGCCCTACTAATGACTCGGCCCGATGGGTCTTACTCGCGGATCAGGAAACGGGCATCGACCGCTTTGCAGTTCTCCTTGTCCGGTGAAGCCATGAAGGGATTGATATCAACCTCACTGAAACAATCGAAATCTTTCACCAATTGCGACAACCGCAACAACGTCTCCTCCACCGTAGCGATATGCACCGGAGGAGCACCCCGATAGCCCTCAAGAAGTGGATACGAGCGCAGAGATTTTATCATCTCCGAAGCATGAGCCGTTCTCAAGGGATTAATACGGAACGCCACGTCTTTCATAATCTCGACGTAGATACCACCAAGACCGAACATGATGAGCGGACCAAACGACGGATCATCAACCATCCCCATGACAGTTTCGATTCCACCGGAGATCATTTTTTGCATGGCAACTGAGAATTTCTCGCCCGATTTCAGTTCTTCCTCGACACGTTCCTTTAGATCAGCAAAGGACGATTTGACTTCTTTGTCAGTGCGAAGGTCGACCATGACGGCATGCTTCTCGGTCTTGTGAAGAATAGCCGGCGTATTGATTTTCATCACCACCGGGTAGCCCATATCCTGAGCAATTTCCACCGCTTCCTTGCGGCTGGAGGCATAACGGTAGCCAGCGGCCTGGATGCCATATGCGGCGAGGATGTCAATCGCTTCATCACCAACAATCGCGCTCTTGCCAGCCGCTTTTGCTTCGCTGACAATCTTCTCCACCCGATCGGAATCAACCTTGAAGGTTTTGAGCTTACCCCGTGGGGCATTTATCCGCTGGCGATAGTGCTCGATTGTCTGCAAAGTCTTAGCCACCGCCTCGGGAAAGATATAGACCGGAATGCTGTTGCTTTTCAGATACTCGATTCCGGGCGAATTGAACCCGGCTCCCATGAAACAGGCCAGAACTGTTTTGCTGGTGTCTTTGACGGAATCGTAGATATTCCTGGCCACATCGAGTTCGTCAATAGTGATCGGCGGTACAAAAATCGGAACGATAGTGTCGTAGCGTTTGTCCTTCTTGACAGCATCCAGGGTCAGTTTGAATTCTTTCGGGCCAGCTCCAGCCACCATGTCCATCGGGTTGGAGAAAGAAGCATCGGCCGAGATGAATGTCTTGAGCTTTTTGACGGTCGGTGCCGACAACGGGGGCATTTCCAGACCATTGTTGATCAGAGCATCGGTAGCCAGGATTCCGGGGCCACCGGCATTCGTAACCACAACGACTCCCTTGCCTTTGGGAACTGGCTGCATTGACAGCGCTCTTGCCACGTCAAAGAGTTCCTCGACAGTATCAACGCGCATAACACCCGCTTGATCAAACAGGGCATCCACACCCACATCAAGCCCGGCCAGTGCTCCCGTGTGTGATGAGGCCGCTTTGGCGCCCAGAGATGTCCGTCCTGACTTCACTGCCACAATTGGTTTGATCCTCGACACTTCACGGGCAATCTCCGTGAAGTTACGGGGATTACCAAAGTTCTCCAGATAGAGCAGGATTATCTCGGTACGGGGGTCGTTTTTCATGTACTCGAGGATGTCATTGGACGAGATATCAGCTTTGTTGCCAATCGAGGCAACGACCGAGAACCCGATACCCAACAAACGAGCGGTATTCATGATGGCCTCACCCATCGCCCCTGACTGAGTGATGAAACCAACATGCCCTTCATGCGGGAAGATCTTCCCGAAAGTGGCATTCAGGCTGACGCTGGGATCGGTGTTGACTACGCCAAAGCAATTGGGACCGATCATCCGCATCCCATATTCTCTCACCACCTGAAGAACTTCAGCCTCACGTTTTATCCCCTCGGAACCTACTTCGGAGAAACCAGCCGAGATAACAACCAGACCCTTAACACCCTTCTCGCCGCACTGCCGGACAACCTCCGCGACACCCTGCTTGGGTACTATGACGATAGCTAAATCGACAGCATCGGGAACATCCAGGATAGTTGAATACGATTTGATGGAGTGGATGACGGAGGCTGATGGATTCACCGGGAAGACCTTGCCGTTATACTCAGCCAACAGAATATTGTGCAGGGTTTCCCGTCCGATACTGCCTTTGCGGGTCGAGGCGCCAATAACCGCCACCGATTTAGGTCTGAATATGCCGTCCAACGAGTGCTTCATACTGATTCGATCTCCAAGAGATGGTCGGGTCAACCTTGATCCAACCGATTCTATCATCTCAAATTCGCGGTCTCATTAAGGCGTTCGATGTTCCTCTTGTCAATGGAAATGAGAGTCCGCAAGGAAAGGCCCGGCAGAAATCTGCCGAGCCTTTTTTTCACCAGTTCATCTATGGAGCCGGCTCTATTTGGTGCCAGTGCGGCCCTTACCTCCGCCCTTTTTTCGTAATGTCGCCTGAGCAGCAGCCAAACGAGCAATCGGCACCCGGTATGGCGAACAGGACACATAGTCCAATCCGGTTTTATCACAGAAGGAAATGGACTCCGGATCGCCACCATGCTCACCACAGATGCCGATCTTAAGGTCAGGCTTGACTGAGCGTCCTTTTTCCGTGCCCATTTTCACCAATTGACCCACGCCAGTCTGATCGATTGACACGAACGGATCCTTAGGAAGGATGCCTTGTTCGACATAACGCGGCAGGAACTTGCCCACATCGTCGCGAGAGAAACCCATTGTCATCTGAGTCAGATCATTGGTTCCAAAACTGAAGAACTCAGCTTCTTCTCCAATCTCATCAGCCGTAAGGGCTGCTCTCGGTATCTCAATCATGGTGCCGATCATGTAATCCAGTTTCTTGGATTTGTGCTTGGCAATCACCTCGTTGGCCACCCGCTGGACGACTTCTTTTTGGTTTATGTACTCGTTGACATGACCCACCAGCGGAATCATAATCTCAGGTTTGATGACCTTCTTGTCCTTGGTCAGATCACAGGCCGCCTGAATAATGGCTCGGACTTGCATCTCGGTAATCTCCGGGTATACGATTCCCAGACGACAGCCACGATGTCCCAGCATTGGATTGAGTTCGTGGAGTTCATCCAGACGCTGGGTTACTTTCTGAAGCTTAGCCAGATTCGCCTCGTAGTCGTCATCGGCCTTGTCCAGAGCCTCAATCTTTGCCTCGACCTCTTCCTTTCGGGGCAGGAATTCGTGCAACGGTGGATCCAGGGTTCGAATCGTGACCGGCTTTCCTTCCATTGCATTGAAGATGGCCTTGAAGTCCTTTTTCTGGAACTTGAGCAACTTGTCGAGAGCAACCTGTCTTTCCTCAGCCGAGTCAGCCAGAATCATATCCTGGACGATGGGAATGCGATCCTCGGCAAAGAACATATGCTCGGTACGACAGAGTCCGATCCCCTCCGCACCGAACTTGAGCGCCTGTTGGCAGTCACGGGGAGTGTCGGCATTGGTGCGAATCTTGAGCCTGCGCACCTCGTCGGCCCAGCTCATGAATTCGGAGAATTCGCCTGACAATTCCGGTTCGACCGTAGGGACTTTGCCCAGAATAACTTCTCCGGTAGAACCGTTGAGAGTAATTACCTCGCCTTCCTTGATAATCAGCTTGCCCACCTGAAGTCGTTTCTTGGTGGGTGTGACACGGATAGACTCGGCACCGGAAACACAGCACTTACCCATACCTCGGGCTACAACCGCAGCATGGGAAGTCATTCCACCGCGAGCGGTGAGGATTCCTGCCGCTGCATTCATACCCTCGATGTCATCAGGATTCGTCTCCTCGCGAACAAGAATAACAGACTGTTTGGCGGAACGTTTGACAGCTTCCTCGGCGGTGAAGTAAACCTTACCTGAGGCCGCTCCCGGCGAAGCAGGCAGACCCTTAGCCAGGACGTCATACTTGGTTTTGGCATCAATACTGGGATGGAGCAGCCGATCCAATTCCTCAGGCTCGACTCGCAGTAGTGCTTCTTCCTTATCGATCAGCTTCTCGCGGACCATATCCACAGCGATCTTAATGGCCGCCTGTACGGTCCGCTTGCCAGCCCGAGTCTGAAGCATGAACAGCTGGTTCTCCTGAACTGTAAACTCGAAATCCTGTACATCCTGGTAGTGCTTCTCAAGTTGAGTCGTAATTGACTTGAGCTGTTTGAAAACCTGCGGCATCTCTTTCTTGAGCTTGATGATTGGCTGCGGCGTGCGAATGCCGGCGACCACATCTTCACCCTGGGCATTGACGAGATACTCGCCATAGAATTCATTTTCCCCGGTAGCAGGATTTCGTGTAAATCCAACCCCGGTGGCACTGGTGTTACCCATATTGCCGTATACCATAGCCTGAACATTGACCGCCGTACCCAGGTTGGACGGAATATCATTCATGCGCCGATATGAAATAGCACGGGGGTTATTCCAACTGCGGAAAACAGCATCCCGAGACATGCGTAATTGTACGAATGGATCGTCAGGAAATGCCTCGCCGGACTTTCTCTTACAAATTCCCTTGAATTTTTTAATGATATCCTTGAGGTCAATTTCCTGAAGCGAGCTGTCTTGTTTGATACGTTTGTCGGCTTTTTTCTTAGTGATAACCTTCTCGAAAAGCTCCTTGTCGATGCCAAGCACAACGCTGCCGAACATAGAGACGAAGCGTCGATAGTTATCAAGGGCAAAACGCATATTACCACTCTTGGCAGCCAGACCTTCCATAGACTCCTGATTCAATCCCAGGTTAAGCACAGTGTCCATCATACCCGGCATTGAGAACTTCGCTCCGGAACGAACCGATACCAACAACGGATCGGTCGGATCACCGAACTTCTTACCCACCGACTTCTCGATTTTCGCTATCTGTTTCTCAAGGTCCTTGTCGATGGCCTTGGGGATCTCCATTCCGTTTTCATAATAAAGATGGCAGACATCGGTGGTGATCGTGAATCCGGGAGGTACCGGAATTCCAGCCCGACTCATTTCCGCCAGACCAGCCCCTTTGCCGCCCAGCAGGTCCTTCATGGTACCGTTGCCGTCAGCTTTCTTATCGCCAAAGTAATAATAGTACTTGCCCTTGGATGAGACCTTCATAGATCCTATGTTTCCTTTCTTGGGTGCAGCCGTCGCCTTCGATTTGGCAACTGGCTTCGTAGCTGCTTTCTTCGTAGCAATTTTCATCGTTGTTGCTTTTGTTACTTTCTTTGTGGTCTTCTTGGGTGTCGATTTTGCGGTCTTTTTTGCGACCTTCTTGACCGCGCTTTTTTTCTGCGGACCTGCTTTCCTGGCAGACATACCATTCCCTCAAGTCATATGGTTAAGATTACTTATGTCCCTAGTATATATATATCGACACCCGCAGGCAACACCAAGAGCAGCCGGACACATAATCTATGTCTCGACTACCCACATACGACCGGTCGCTGGAACTACATCGTGAAGAAGCGCTCACCCTTGATGATCTTCTCCAGCATTTGGAGGGTTTTTTCAACGGGAGCATGCATAATGTCTGTGCTATTGAAGGTGGACCGAACAACCTCACGAGGACAATCAAAACTGGATCTGCCACGTCCTCCGCGAGCTTTCTTCTTGTGCGCCAGATTATACTGCCGTTGATATTCCTTCGCCTTTTCCTTGTGCATCTGATAGTACCGGCGCTGATACTCCCGACGCGCCTCTGCAGTAGAGAGACTACCTTGCTTCTTCTCCGGATTGTCGGCCTTGGATGGAGATTCAG
It encodes the following:
- the acpS gene encoding holo-ACP synthase; its protein translation is MIHGVGMDIVEIERIREDIKRYGDSFMKRILGETEQKVFAARANREQFLAGRFACKEAVIKALGYRLKNRPPYTDLEIVNDDTGQPVLQLPENIQQQLGSAKVLISISHENNYAAAVAIITEDR
- the pyrE gene encoding orotate phosphoribosyltransferase, with protein sequence MNQEEVIQLFKDSNALLTGHFKLTSGRHSDVYYEKFTLLKQPQTCTKLCEQMATLLKDSGAQTVVGPTTGGIILAYDTARYLGLESIYAEPGETGRVFKRGFSLDKGQKVAIVDDVLTTGRSIREVIDLVNSYEAEIVGIVLMLDRSGGTVKFDYPTHALASVSAKSWEPDECPLCAKGDSITQRGSRKM
- a CDS encoding serine protease — encoded protein: MIRICLIGLIAALVSCPQFVSGDETSLRDIARAVSKHKSVLGEILKLDGTNLGTGFAVAGGKVITAGHVAVGDTLLFDPFGKDNEPVRIALGYKVRGLDLAILSPIDQTLQYCLKLGDFDRIGPGDSILYFGFIRDTLKVRYSTVYSQGQMLNDGAVGQFIEFQSDAEPGFSGGPVFNRRAEVVAIIVHAYDMTDAKGKRPIRFARAVSTNFLRIRETLVDTTTAVSTPRLTK
- a CDS encoding acetate--CoA ligase family protein, which produces MKHSLDGIFRPKSVAVIGASTRKGSIGRETLHNILLAEYNGKVFPVNPSASVIHSIKSYSTILDVPDAVDLAIVIVPKQGVAEVVRQCGEKGVKGLVVISAGFSEVGSEGIKREAEVLQVVREYGMRMIGPNCFGVVNTDPSVSLNATFGKIFPHEGHVGFITQSGAMGEAIMNTARLLGIGFSVVASIGNKADISSNDILEYMKNDPRTEIILLYLENFGNPRNFTEIAREVSRIKPIVAVKSGRTSLGAKAASSHTGALAGLDVGVDALFDQAGVMRVDTVEELFDVARALSMQPVPKGKGVVVVTNAGGPGILATDALINNGLEMPPLSAPTVKKLKTFISADASFSNPMDMVAGAGPKEFKLTLDAVKKDKRYDTIVPIFVPPITIDELDVARNIYDSVKDTSKTVLACFMGAGFNSPGIEYLKSNSIPVYIFPEAVAKTLQTIEHYRQRINAPRGKLKTFKVDSDRVEKIVSEAKAAGKSAIVGDEAIDILAAYGIQAAGYRYASSRKEAVEIAQDMGYPVVMKINTPAILHKTEKHAVMVDLRTDKEVKSSFADLKERVEEELKSGEKFSVAMQKMISGGIETVMGMVDDPSFGPLIMFGLGGIYVEIMKDVAFRINPLRTAHASEMIKSLRSYPLLEGYRGAPPVHIATVEETLLRLSQLVKDFDCFSEVDINPFMASPDKENCKAVDARFLIRE
- the ppdK gene encoding pyruvate, phosphate dikinase translates to MKIATKKAATKPVAKSKATAAPKKGNIGSMKVSSKGKYYYYFGDKKADGNGTMKDLLGGKGAGLAEMSRAGIPVPPGFTITTDVCHLYYENGMEIPKAIDKDLEKQIAKIEKSVGKKFGDPTDPLLVSVRSGAKFSMPGMMDTVLNLGLNQESMEGLAAKSGNMRFALDNYRRFVSMFGSVVLGIDKELFEKVITKKKADKRIKQDSSLQEIDLKDIIKKFKGICKRKSGEAFPDDPFVQLRMSRDAVFRSWNNPRAISYRRMNDIPSNLGTAVNVQAMVYGNMGNTSATGVGFTRNPATGENEFYGEYLVNAQGEDVVAGIRTPQPIIKLKKEMPQVFKQLKSITTQLEKHYQDVQDFEFTVQENQLFMLQTRAGKRTVQAAIKIAVDMVREKLIDKEEALLRVEPEELDRLLHPSIDAKTKYDVLAKGLPASPGAASGKVYFTAEEAVKRSAKQSVILVREETNPDDIEGMNAAAGILTARGGMTSHAAVVARGMGKCCVSGAESIRVTPTKKRLQVGKLIIKEGEVITLNGSTGEVILGKVPTVEPELSGEFSEFMSWADEVRRLKIRTNADTPRDCQQALKFGAEGIGLCRTEHMFFAEDRIPIVQDMILADSAEERQVALDKLLKFQKKDFKAIFNAMEGKPVTIRTLDPPLHEFLPRKEEVEAKIEALDKADDDYEANLAKLQKVTQRLDELHELNPMLGHRGCRLGIVYPEITEMQVRAIIQAACDLTKDKKVIKPEIMIPLVGHVNEYINQKEVVQRVANEVIAKHKSKKLDYMIGTMIEIPRAALTADEIGEEAEFFSFGTNDLTQMTMGFSRDDVGKFLPRYVEQGILPKDPFVSIDQTGVGQLVKMGTEKGRSVKPDLKIGICGEHGGDPESISFCDKTGLDYVSCSPYRVPIARLAAAQATLRKKGGGKGRTGTK